A region of the Bacillota bacterium genome:
CGCGGGGCGGCCGGGAAGCCGCGGGCGGAAGGTAGGCGCGGAGCATGTAGTAGAGGTCCTCCGGCCGGCGCGCGCCGAACCAGGTGTGGACCGGTTCGCCGCGGACGAAGAGCTTCAGCGTCGGCGCCGAGGTGACGTCGAAGCGGCGCACGAGCCCGGGCGCCTTCTCCACCCAGAGGCGGTAGACCGGCAGCGGCGGCAGGGCGGGCAGGACCTCTTCCAGGGCGCGCTCCAGCAGCCCGCA
Encoded here:
- a CDS encoding thioredoxin family protein, with the protein product MMPSRQARAGILEADEAAVEALLRRPPEAMALYFATPACGQCGLLERALEEVLPALPPLPVYRLWVEKAPGLVRRFDVTSAPTLKLFVRGEPVHTWFGARRPEDLYYMLRAYLPPAASRPPR